DNA from Ignavibacteriales bacterium:
GCTTTCTTCCACAATGCAAAATCCGCCGGATGTCGCTTCTCCGAACGCGATTCAACGCGCGTTCCTTCAACCGAATCCTCCAGCACACGACCCGAAAGCTTGCCGTAATTCTTAAATTTCGGGACGTCATAATACACAGAACCGTTCACCTCATACGCATAACCGTTCGCAAGTAGCTGCTTTATGATTTCGATCTGTTCGATGATGTGTCCCGACGCTCGCGGTGAAATATCCGGGCGCTCGATTCCAAGCTTATCCATATCATCAAAATAACTGCGCGTATTCGTCTCGGCGATTTGCATTGGATGGACACGATCAAGGCGCGCTTGTTTCATAATTTTATCTTCACCTTCGTCTGCATCGTCGGTAAGATGACCAACATCGGTAATGTTCTGAATATAAAGTACTTTATTGCCAAGATAACGCAAGTATCGAACGATGACATCGAAGGAAATATAACTTTTTGCATGACCGATGTGCGAATGACTGTATACGGTAGGTCCGCAGACATAGATCCCCACATGCCCTTCGTGAATCGGCTTGAATTCTTCTTTTGTACGGGAAAGTGTGTTATAGATAAAAAGGGGCATAATAATTGATCAGGTTTTAGGCATTAAGTTTTGGGATTTAGGTAACTTTTTGTATTTTTTCTCGCTTCTTTCCTTTATGCTTGCAATAAAGCTGTTGAGCATTTTCTGTTCTTCGGAAAGTAATTGAAGCATAGGAAAAACTTTTTCTTCTGAAACAAGATTGATGTTTTCAACGATAGTCAATTGAGTTTCAAGTTCGTATGTTGAACCTATCGCAATTTCTAAGAACCTTTTAAAATCAATTTCACTATTCCGACTACAACCCTCAGCTATGTTTGATGGTATAGAAACAGCCGCCCGTTGAAGCTGAGTTTTCAGTCCGAACTTTTCATCTTTTGGCAATAGACTAGTAAGTTGATAAACACCAGTTACAATATCCATTCCCTTTTGCCATATTTTAAGTTCTCGAAAATTTCTCATCCCCGCACTCTTCTTCCTAAAACCTAAGACCTCTTGCCTAATCCCTTCATTTTTTCGCAATCAATTCTCTTGCACCGTTCAAACTCGTTTCGGTCACT
Protein-coding regions in this window:
- a CDS encoding four helix bundle protein, whose amino-acid sequence is MRKNEGIRQEVLGFRKKSAGMRNFRELKIWQKGMDIVTGVYQLTSLLPKDEKFGLKTQLQRAAVSIPSNIAEGCSRNSEIDFKRFLEIAIGSTYELETQLTIVENINLVSEEKVFPMLQLLSEEQKMLNSFIASIKERSEKKYKKLPKSQNLMPKT